A region of Pseudomonas saponiphila DNA encodes the following proteins:
- a CDS encoding DUF1302 domain-containing protein, translating to MTKITMRAIFTPQALAAAVALGCCSQVQAVSFNIGEIEGQFDSSLSVGASWGMRDADRAFVGTVNGGTAQSSTGDDGRLNFKKGETFSKIFKGLHDLELKYGDTGVFVRGKYWYDFELKDEDREFKPISDHNRKEGAKSSGAQILDAFVYHNYSIADLPGTVRAGKQVVSWGESTFIGNSINSINPVDVSAFRRPGAEIKEGLVPVNMLFASQSLTNQLTVEGFYQLEWDQTVVDNCGTFFGNDVVADGCTTGYTVGNPAIAPLQPVAAAFGQGFQVSREGVILPRGGDRDARDSGQWGAALRWLGDDTEYGLYFMNYHARSPVVSTTTANVRPATLGAIAGAANGIVPGSGSGLVQSVMLGRGQYYLEYPEDIRLYGASFSTTLPTGTAWTGEISYRPNAPVQVNTNDLTLALLNPIAGGAASPIKTALGADNTGYRRKEITQIQSTMTQFFDQVLGADRLTLVGEAAVVHVGGLEDKSKLRYGRDSVYGQYGYGGDTGGFVTATSWGYRARAILDYSNLIGGINFKPNLSWSHDVNGYGPNGLFNQGAKALSVGVDADYRNTYTASLSYTDFFGGRYNTLTDRDFLALSFGVNF from the coding sequence ATGACAAAAATAACAATGCGCGCCATCTTCACACCGCAGGCGTTGGCCGCCGCGGTGGCGCTGGGCTGCTGCAGCCAGGTGCAAGCGGTTTCGTTCAACATCGGGGAAATCGAAGGGCAGTTCGACTCGTCGCTATCGGTCGGCGCCAGCTGGGGCATGCGTGATGCCGACCGGGCGTTCGTCGGTACGGTCAACGGCGGCACCGCGCAGTCTTCAACCGGCGACGATGGCCGCCTGAACTTCAAGAAGGGCGAAACCTTCTCGAAGATCTTCAAGGGCCTGCATGACCTGGAGCTCAAGTACGGCGACACCGGGGTCTTCGTGCGCGGCAAGTACTGGTACGACTTCGAACTCAAGGACGAAGACCGCGAGTTCAAGCCCATCAGCGACCACAACCGCAAGGAAGGCGCCAAGTCCTCGGGGGCGCAGATTCTCGACGCCTTCGTCTACCACAACTATTCCATCGCCGACCTGCCAGGCACCGTGCGCGCCGGCAAGCAGGTGGTCAGCTGGGGCGAGAGCACCTTCATCGGCAACTCCATCAACAGCATCAACCCGGTGGACGTCTCGGCCTTTCGCCGCCCTGGCGCCGAGATCAAGGAAGGCCTAGTGCCGGTGAACATGCTGTTCGCTTCCCAGAGCCTGACCAACCAGCTGACCGTCGAGGGCTTCTATCAGCTGGAGTGGGACCAGACCGTGGTGGACAACTGCGGCACCTTCTTCGGCAACGATGTGGTAGCCGATGGCTGCACCACCGGCTACACCGTCGGCAACCCGGCGATCGCGCCCCTGCAACCGGTCGCCGCGGCGTTTGGCCAGGGCTTCCAGGTGTCCCGCGAGGGGGTGATCCTGCCCCGCGGCGGCGACCGCGATGCCCGTGATTCCGGGCAGTGGGGCGCCGCCTTGCGCTGGCTCGGCGACGACACCGAGTACGGCCTGTACTTCATGAACTACCACGCTCGCAGCCCGGTGGTCAGCACCACCACGGCCAATGTGCGTCCGGCGACCCTGGGCGCCATTGCCGGGGCTGCCAACGGCATCGTTCCCGGCTCTGGCAGCGGCCTGGTGCAAAGCGTGATGCTCGGCCGTGGCCAGTACTACCTCGAATACCCCGAAGACATCCGCCTGTATGGCGCCAGCTTCTCCACCACGCTGCCCACCGGCACCGCCTGGACCGGCGAGATCAGCTACCGTCCCAACGCCCCGGTGCAGGTCAACACCAACGACCTGACCCTGGCCCTGCTCAATCCGATTGCCGGCGGCGCGGCGTCGCCGATCAAGACCGCCCTGGGCGCCGACAACACCGGCTACCGGCGCAAGGAAATCACCCAGATCCAGAGCACCATGACCCAGTTCTTCGATCAGGTGCTGGGGGCCGATCGCCTGACCCTGGTGGGCGAAGCGGCGGTCGTCCACGTCGGCGGCCTGGAAGACAAGAGCAAGCTGCGCTACGGCCGTGACTCGGTCTACGGCCAGTACGGCTATGGCGGCGATACCGGCGGTTTCGTCACCGCCACCTCCTGGGGCTATCGGGCCCGGGCGATCCTCGACTACAGCAACCTGATCGGCGGGATCAACTTCAAGCCCAACCTGTCCTGGTCCCATGACGTCAACGGCTACGGTCCCAATGGCCTGTTCAACCAGGGGGCCAAGGCCCTGAGCGTCGGGGTCGATGCCGACTACCGCAATACCTACACCGCCAGCCTCAGCTACACCGACTTCTTTGGCGGGCGCTACAACACCCTCACCGACCGGGATTTCCTCGCGTTGAGCTTTGGCGTGAACTTCTGA
- the hmgA gene encoding homogentisate 1,2-dioxygenase, whose translation MNLDSSASALRYQSGFGNEFASEALPGALPVGQNSPQKAPYGLYAELFSGTAFTMTRSEARRTWMYRIQPSAKHPAFAKLARQLAGGPLGEVTPNRLRWSPLQIPGEPTDFIDGLVAMVANSAAQHPAGISVYHYRANRSMERVFFNADGELLLVPELGRLRIVTELGVLELEPLEIAVLPRGLKFRVELLDPQARGYVAENHGAPLRLPDLGPIGSNGLANPRDFLTPVAHYEDLRQPTTLVQKYLGELWGCELDHSPLNVVAWHGNNVPYKYDLRRFNTIGTVSFDHPDPSIFTVLTSPTSVPGLANLDFVIFPPRWMVAENTFRPPWFHRNLMNEFMGLIQGAYDAKAEGFLPGGASLHSCMSAHGPDGETCTKAINVELQPAKIDNTMAFMFETSQVLRPSQFALECPELQNDYDACWASLPVTFNPNRR comes from the coding sequence ATGAACCTCGATTCTTCGGCGTCGGCCCTTCGCTACCAATCGGGCTTCGGCAATGAATTTGCCAGCGAGGCCCTGCCGGGCGCACTGCCCGTTGGCCAGAACTCCCCGCAAAAAGCCCCTTATGGCCTGTACGCCGAACTGTTTTCCGGCACCGCCTTCACCATGACCCGCAGCGAAGCCCGACGCACCTGGATGTACCGCATCCAGCCTTCGGCCAAGCACCCGGCTTTCGCCAAGCTGGCGCGGCAACTGGCAGGCGGCCCGCTGGGTGAGGTCACGCCGAACCGCCTGCGCTGGAGCCCCCTGCAGATTCCAGGCGAGCCCACCGACTTCATCGACGGCCTGGTGGCCATGGTGGCCAACTCGGCGGCGCAGCATCCGGCCGGTATCAGCGTCTATCACTATCGCGCCAACCGCTCGATGGAACGGGTGTTCTTCAACGCCGATGGCGAACTGCTGCTGGTGCCGGAACTGGGCCGCCTGCGCATCGTCACCGAGTTGGGCGTGCTGGAGCTGGAACCGCTGGAAATCGCCGTGCTGCCTCGCGGCCTGAAATTCCGCGTCGAGCTGCTGGATCCGCAAGCCCGTGGCTACGTCGCCGAGAACCATGGCGCGCCACTGCGCTTGCCGGACCTCGGGCCGATTGGCAGCAACGGCCTGGCCAACCCCCGCGACTTCCTGACGCCAGTGGCTCATTACGAAGACCTGCGCCAGCCCACTACGCTGGTCCAGAAGTACCTGGGCGAGCTCTGGGGCTGCGAGCTCGACCACTCGCCGCTGAACGTTGTCGCCTGGCACGGCAACAACGTGCCGTACAAATACGACCTGCGTCGTTTCAACACCATCGGCACGGTCAGCTTCGACCACCCGGACCCGTCGATCTTCACCGTATTGACCTCGCCCACCAGCGTACCGGGCCTGGCCAACCTGGATTTCGTGATCTTCCCGCCGCGCTGGATGGTGGCCGAGAACACCTTCCGTCCACCATGGTTCCACCGCAACCTGATGAACGAGTTCATGGGCCTGATCCAGGGTGCCTACGATGCCAAGGCCGAAGGCTTCCTGCCTGGCGGCGCGTCGCTGCACAGCTGCATGAGCGCCCACGGCCCAGACGGCGAAACCTGCACCAAGGCGATCAACGTCGAGCTGCAGCCGGCAAAGATCGACAACACCATGGCCTTCATGTTCGAAACCAGCCAGGTGCTGCGCCCGAGCCAGTTCGCCCTGGAATGCCCGGAACTGCAGAACGACTACGATGCTTGCTGGGCCTCGCTGCCCGTCACCTTCAACCCGAATCGGAGATAA
- a CDS encoding SDR family oxidoreductase has protein sequence MSESVRLQDKVVIITGAGGGLGRAHALLFARHGAKVLVNDLGGSAQGEGASASAADKVVAQIREAGGIAEANHDSVTDGDKIVQNALDVFGRVDVLVNNAGILRDKTFHKMDDSDWDLVYRVHVEGAYKVTRAAWPHLRDQAYGRVIFTSSTSGIYGNFGQSNYGMAKLGLYGLTRTLAIEGRKNNILVNAIAPTGGTRMTEGLIPPQVFEQLKPELVSPLVVYLGSEQCQETSGLFEVGGGWIGKVRWERSLGVGFDPRQGFSPDDVAAHWQQICDFEGAAHPNDNIEALKQMMQNLQKYAL, from the coding sequence ATGAGTGAATCTGTGCGCTTGCAAGACAAAGTAGTGATCATTACCGGAGCCGGCGGCGGCCTGGGTCGGGCCCATGCATTGCTGTTCGCCAGGCACGGGGCCAAGGTGCTGGTCAACGACCTGGGAGGCTCGGCCCAGGGAGAAGGCGCCAGCGCCTCGGCGGCCGATAAGGTGGTGGCGCAGATCCGCGAGGCCGGGGGCATCGCCGAGGCCAACCACGACTCGGTCACCGATGGCGACAAGATCGTGCAGAACGCTCTGGATGTGTTCGGCCGGGTCGATGTGCTGGTCAACAACGCCGGCATCCTGCGGGACAAGACCTTCCACAAGATGGACGACAGCGATTGGGACCTGGTGTACCGGGTGCATGTCGAAGGGGCCTACAAGGTCACCCGTGCCGCCTGGCCGCACCTGCGGGACCAGGCCTACGGGCGGGTGATCTTCACCAGCTCCACATCGGGCATCTACGGCAACTTCGGCCAGTCCAACTACGGCATGGCCAAGCTCGGCCTGTACGGCCTGACCCGGACCCTGGCCATCGAAGGGCGCAAGAACAACATCCTGGTCAACGCCATTGCCCCCACCGGTGGCACGCGGATGACCGAGGGGCTGATCCCGCCGCAAGTGTTCGAGCAGCTCAAGCCGGAACTGGTGAGCCCGCTGGTGGTGTACCTGGGCAGCGAGCAATGCCAGGAAACCTCCGGCCTGTTCGAAGTGGGCGGCGGCTGGATCGGCAAGGTGCGTTGGGAGCGCAGCCTGGGCGTCGGTTTCGATCCGCGCCAGGGTTTTTCGCCCGACGATGTGGCGGCGCACTGGCAGCAGATCTGCGATTTCGAAGGGGCGGCCCATCCCAACGACAACATCGAGGCGCTTAAGCAGATGATGCAGAATCTGCAAAAGTACGCCCTCTGA
- a CDS encoding alpha/beta fold hydrolase — protein sequence MPIAEIPLSVWRKHGKDFEFRGQRIRYWVAGHGEPLLLIHGFPTASWDWHYLWQPLARRYQLIACDMLGFGDSDKPLEHEYSLLEQADLQQALLAHLQVRQAVHLLAHDYGDSVAQELLARHYEQRIAIASCVFLNGGLFPETHRPVLTQKLLLSPLGWMLGRAFSRHGLANSFRQIFGPQTRPSESVLDDFWSLVHSNNGPRILHKLIAYIPERRLQRERWVSAMQRGEVPLRVIDGAQDPISGAHMVERYCQLIPEPDTVLLPGIGHYPQIEAPLPVLKHYLGFRDRLPSPSRQAVGS from the coding sequence ATGCCTATTGCCGAGATTCCTCTTTCTGTCTGGCGCAAGCACGGCAAGGACTTCGAGTTCCGCGGCCAGCGCATTCGCTACTGGGTGGCGGGGCATGGCGAGCCGCTGCTGTTGATCCATGGTTTTCCAACGGCCAGCTGGGACTGGCATTACCTGTGGCAACCCCTGGCGCGGCGTTATCAGCTGATCGCCTGCGACATGCTCGGCTTCGGCGACTCGGACAAGCCCCTGGAGCATGAGTACAGCCTGCTGGAACAGGCGGACTTGCAGCAGGCGCTGCTGGCTCATTTGCAGGTTCGCCAGGCGGTGCACCTGCTGGCCCATGACTATGGCGACAGCGTCGCCCAGGAACTGCTGGCCCGGCACTATGAACAGCGAATCGCCATTGCCAGCTGCGTGTTTCTCAATGGCGGCCTGTTTCCGGAAACCCATCGCCCGGTGCTGACCCAGAAGCTCCTGCTCAGCCCACTGGGCTGGATGCTTGGGCGGGCCTTCAGCCGTCATGGCCTGGCGAACAGCTTCCGGCAGATCTTCGGCCCCCAGACCCGGCCCAGCGAGTCGGTCCTGGACGACTTCTGGAGCCTGGTGCACAGCAACAACGGGCCGCGCATCCTGCACAAGTTGATCGCCTATATCCCCGAGCGGCGGCTGCAGCGCGAGCGTTGGGTCAGTGCCATGCAACGCGGCGAGGTGCCGCTGCGGGTGATCGACGGCGCCCAGGACCCGATTTCCGGCGCGCACATGGTGGAGCGCTATTGCCAGCTGATCCCCGAGCCGGACACCGTGCTGCTGCCAGGCATCGGCCATTACCCGCAGATCGAGGCGCCGCTGCCGGTGCTCAAGCATTACCTGGGCTTTCGCGACAGGCTGCCTTCACCATCGCGTCAGGCCGTGGGCTCCTGA
- a CDS encoding IclR family transcriptional regulator, with protein MEKPRSTSDSTGKQKVRSAEVGTDILKALAELSPATSLSRLAEHVQMPASKVHRYLQALIASGFAEQNTATNHYGLGREALRVGLAALGSMDVLKVGALPLAELRDELNETCFLAVWGNQGATVVHIEPAVRAVTVVTQLGSVLPLLSSSTGLVFNAYLPQRETLDLRQQELASGGPHALADPQVHDALAQQIRQRGLHHVHGLLMPGVDALSAPVFDATGKIAAVLTVVGPTSLFHADEHGPAAQRLLAASAAVSWRMGYQAQPE; from the coding sequence ATGGAAAAGCCGCGCAGCACCAGCGACAGCACCGGTAAACAGAAAGTCCGCTCGGCCGAAGTCGGCACCGACATCCTCAAGGCCCTGGCGGAACTGTCACCGGCCACTTCTCTTTCGCGCCTGGCCGAACATGTGCAGATGCCGGCGAGCAAGGTCCACCGTTATCTGCAGGCGTTGATCGCCAGCGGTTTTGCCGAGCAGAACACCGCCACCAATCATTACGGCCTGGGTCGCGAGGCCCTGCGGGTCGGCCTGGCGGCCCTGGGCAGCATGGATGTGCTGAAGGTCGGCGCCCTGCCCCTGGCGGAACTGCGCGATGAACTGAACGAAACCTGTTTCCTCGCGGTGTGGGGCAATCAGGGTGCGACCGTGGTGCACATCGAACCGGCAGTACGGGCGGTGACCGTGGTCACTCAACTGGGTTCAGTGCTGCCGCTGCTCAGTTCATCCACCGGCCTGGTGTTCAACGCCTACCTGCCACAACGGGAAACCCTCGATCTGCGTCAGCAGGAACTGGCCAGCGGCGGGCCCCATGCACTGGCCGATCCCCAGGTTCACGATGCACTGGCACAACAGATTCGCCAGCGCGGCCTGCACCATGTCCACGGCCTGCTCATGCCCGGGGTCGATGCGCTGTCGGCCCCGGTATTCGATGCCACCGGCAAGATCGCCGCCGTGCTGACCGTGGTGGGACCGACTTCGCTGTTTCACGCCGATGAACATGGACCGGCGGCCCAGCGCCTGCTGGCGGCCAGCGCCGCCGTGAGCTGGCGCATGGGTTATCAGGCCCAGCCCGAGTAA
- a CDS encoding DUF1329 domain-containing protein, which produces MRNMILQCSALALGLWAANLMAAVSPEEAAQLGTSLTPIGAQKAGNADGSIPAWNGGIPKNAGAVDSKGFLADPFANEKPLFIITAATADKYKDKLSAGQLAMFKRYPDSYRIPVYPTHRSVGLPPEIYESAKRSALNVTTTNDGNGLANFTGNRYYAFPIPKNGIEVLWNHLTRYHGGNQKRIITQVTPQTNGSYTSIRFEEEIAAPPMIPDLDPAKAANVLNFFKQSVTAPARLAGNVLLVHETLDQVKEPRSAWIYNAGQRRVRRAPQVAYDGPGTASDGMRTSDNFDMFSGAPDRYDWKLVGKKEMYIPYNSYKLDSPSLKYDDIVKAGHINQDLTRYELHRVWEVVGTVKPNQRHIYATRHMYIDEDSWQVALVDHYDGRGQLWRVAEGHAQYYYDHQVPAYTLEALYDLNAGRYLALGMKNEEKHSLEFGFAAKAADYTPAALRASGVR; this is translated from the coding sequence ATGCGCAACATGATTCTGCAATGCAGCGCCCTGGCACTGGGCCTGTGGGCGGCCAACCTGATGGCCGCGGTGAGCCCGGAAGAAGCCGCCCAACTGGGCACCAGCCTGACTCCCATAGGGGCGCAAAAGGCCGGTAATGCCGATGGCTCGATCCCGGCCTGGAACGGAGGCATCCCGAAGAACGCCGGAGCGGTGGACAGCAAGGGCTTTCTCGCCGACCCGTTCGCCAATGAAAAGCCGCTGTTCATTATCACCGCGGCCACGGCGGACAAGTACAAGGACAAGCTATCTGCAGGGCAGTTGGCGATGTTCAAGCGTTACCCCGACAGTTACCGGATCCCGGTCTACCCGACCCATCGCAGCGTCGGCCTGCCGCCGGAGATCTACGAGTCGGCCAAGCGCAGCGCGCTGAACGTGACCACCACCAATGACGGCAACGGCCTGGCCAACTTCACCGGCAACCGCTACTACGCCTTCCCGATTCCGAAGAACGGCATCGAGGTGCTGTGGAACCACCTGACCCGCTATCACGGCGGCAACCAGAAACGCATCATCACCCAGGTCACCCCGCAGACCAACGGCAGCTACACCTCGATCCGTTTCGAGGAAGAGATCGCGGCGCCGCCGATGATCCCCGATCTGGATCCGGCCAAAGCCGCCAACGTGCTGAACTTCTTCAAGCAGTCGGTGACCGCCCCGGCGCGGCTGGCGGGCAACGTGCTGCTGGTCCACGAGACTCTGGACCAGGTCAAGGAGCCACGTTCGGCGTGGATCTACAACGCCGGCCAGCGCCGCGTGCGGCGGGCTCCGCAAGTCGCCTACGACGGTCCGGGCACCGCCTCCGATGGGATGCGCACCTCGGACAACTTCGACATGTTCTCCGGCGCGCCCGATCGTTACGACTGGAAGCTGGTGGGCAAGAAGGAGATGTACATCCCCTACAACAGCTACAAGCTGGACTCCCCGAGCCTCAAGTACGACGACATCGTCAAGGCCGGGCATATCAACCAGGACCTGACCCGTTACGAGCTGCACCGGGTCTGGGAAGTGGTGGGCACGGTCAAGCCGAACCAGAGGCATATCTACGCCACCCGGCACATGTACATCGACGAGGACAGCTGGCAGGTGGCCCTGGTGGATCACTACGACGGTCGTGGCCAACTGTGGCGGGTCGCCGAAGGGCACGCGCAGTACTACTACGACCACCAGGTTCCGGCCTACACCCTGGAAGCCCTGTATGACCTCAACGCCGGTCGCTACCTGGCCCTGGGCATGAAGAACGAGGAAAAGCACAGCCTGGAATTCGGCTTCGCCGCCAAGGCCGCCGACTACACCCCGGCCGCCTTGCGCGCCAGCGGGGTACGCTAG
- a CDS encoding helix-turn-helix transcriptional regulator translates to MTAMTRCPERPGFMPRLSSHHSPRRHLSAPLLLSSARVKLLCAPAGSGKTALLSECLQQAPEGCRVIWLPLGGARQTPEELCRALASALGLAAAEPAALLAHLAHLPASTWLCIDDYCRLPAADLDLLLDRLLSVDNPGLTWWIGSRRRPQCNWPRLLLDDQLYELDGGALAFSQDDIERLLQRLPQPLCAQTASRVLQRSGGWCAGVRIALLDGSEWVSQPCKPGRPNTLLEYLEHELFSVLPAELAEVWQVLAHMPRFNAELCEHLFGAGEGAQYLRTLQDLGCFIEPWEGGGDWLQVFAPLARLMRDEAWPTARSWHRRACQWFTVQEDWQSAFEQALLAQEFEVAVSLLEHFNFEFLFQRHNGLLLLQLHERQGAELLLGSPQLLGLLAAAMLFAGRFEQAGQCMAQMARFTPQASAAEQRQLLARWQAQQGWLLHLGGRMEAARQHFREALNELDDSAWTIRLLCLSGLTQQALLCGELDVAQSLNRQALCLARAQDALLFEGLLELDHAQLLEQRGAPHRAQSLLEQVLERLSGQALRATPLLGRLALRLGRLALRQGQDPQAAGYFRRGLEDCLVSHDKCALYGFLGEAQLAANQGDYAQAFVRLRDAERLMQQRQIPDSVYRGVLLQVSSQLWLQQGRADLAHEALSRVLRHYRGPQALQAPPASLELIPSIECLLVLAEVHLGRPQAAVATLQELLARARRHGMLGLEVQVQLVLAEVAFRLGDQVLAAQALQAGQALAARCNLPHALHELRLRQPGLLPPADSPPAMAAQAPPESHENLLSLRELQVLQLIAQGCSNQQIAEQLFISLHTVKTHGRRIHSKLGVERRTQAVAKAQALGLMS, encoded by the coding sequence ATGACTGCCATGACTCGTTGTCCAGAGCGTCCCGGGTTCATGCCCCGTTTGTCTTCCCATCATTCTCCACGCCGCCATTTGAGTGCGCCCCTGCTGCTCTCCAGCGCGCGGGTCAAGTTGTTGTGCGCCCCCGCCGGCAGCGGCAAGACCGCGCTGCTCAGCGAATGCCTGCAGCAGGCCCCGGAGGGCTGCCGAGTCATCTGGTTGCCCCTGGGCGGCGCGCGGCAGACGCCCGAGGAGTTGTGTCGCGCCCTGGCCTCGGCCCTGGGCCTGGCCGCGGCCGAGCCGGCTGCGCTGCTGGCTCATCTGGCCCATTTGCCGGCCTCGACCTGGCTGTGCATCGATGACTATTGCCGGTTGCCGGCGGCCGATCTGGACCTGCTGCTGGACCGTTTGCTGAGCGTCGACAACCCCGGGCTCACCTGGTGGATCGGCAGCCGCCGCCGGCCTCAATGCAACTGGCCACGACTGTTGCTGGACGACCAGCTCTACGAATTGGACGGCGGCGCCCTGGCGTTCAGCCAGGACGATATCGAGCGCTTGCTGCAACGCCTGCCGCAGCCTTTGTGCGCCCAGACCGCCAGCCGCGTCCTGCAGCGCAGCGGTGGCTGGTGCGCGGGGGTACGTATCGCCTTGCTCGACGGCAGCGAGTGGGTCAGCCAACCCTGCAAGCCCGGGCGCCCCAACACCTTGCTCGAATACCTGGAGCACGAGCTGTTCAGCGTGCTGCCGGCGGAACTGGCGGAAGTCTGGCAAGTGCTGGCCCATATGCCGCGGTTCAATGCCGAGCTGTGCGAGCACCTGTTTGGCGCCGGAGAAGGGGCCCAGTACCTGCGTACCCTGCAGGACCTGGGCTGCTTTATCGAACCCTGGGAAGGCGGTGGCGACTGGCTGCAGGTGTTCGCGCCCCTGGCCCGGCTGATGCGCGACGAGGCCTGGCCCACGGCACGCTCCTGGCATCGCCGGGCCTGCCAGTGGTTTACCGTGCAGGAGGATTGGCAGTCGGCCTTTGAGCAGGCGCTGTTGGCGCAGGAGTTTGAAGTGGCGGTCAGCCTGCTGGAGCACTTCAACTTCGAGTTTCTGTTCCAGCGCCACAATGGCTTGCTGTTGTTGCAACTGCACGAGCGCCAGGGCGCCGAGCTGTTGCTGGGCAGTCCGCAGTTACTGGGGCTCTTGGCGGCGGCCATGCTGTTTGCCGGGCGTTTCGAGCAGGCCGGGCAGTGCATGGCGCAGATGGCTCGTTTCACGCCGCAAGCGTCGGCGGCCGAACAGCGGCAGTTGCTGGCCCGCTGGCAAGCGCAGCAGGGCTGGCTGTTGCATCTGGGCGGGCGCATGGAGGCTGCGCGGCAGCACTTTCGCGAAGCCTTGAACGAATTGGACGACAGCGCCTGGACCATCCGCTTGCTGTGTCTGTCCGGCCTGACCCAGCAAGCGTTGCTGTGTGGCGAGCTGGACGTGGCTCAGTCCCTCAATCGGCAAGCCCTGTGCCTGGCTCGGGCCCAGGATGCGCTGTTGTTCGAGGGCCTGCTGGAACTCGACCATGCCCAACTGCTGGAACAGCGCGGCGCGCCGCATCGGGCGCAGAGCCTGCTGGAGCAGGTGCTCGAGCGCTTGTCCGGGCAAGCGCTGCGGGCCACGCCCTTGCTGGGGCGCCTGGCCTTGCGCCTGGGGCGTCTGGCCTTGCGCCAGGGACAGGACCCGCAAGCGGCCGGGTATTTTCGCCGGGGTCTTGAGGATTGCCTGGTCAGTCATGACAAGTGCGCCTTGTATGGCTTTCTCGGTGAGGCGCAGTTGGCGGCCAATCAGGGCGACTACGCCCAGGCCTTCGTGCGCCTGCGAGACGCCGAGCGGCTGATGCAGCAACGGCAGATCCCGGACAGCGTCTACCGTGGTGTGCTGTTGCAGGTCAGCAGTCAACTCTGGCTGCAGCAGGGGCGGGCGGATCTGGCGCACGAAGCCCTGAGTCGGGTGCTCCGGCATTATCGCGGTCCCCAGGCACTGCAGGCGCCACCGGCCAGTCTGGAGCTGATCCCGAGTATCGAATGCCTGCTGGTGCTGGCCGAGGTGCATCTGGGACGGCCCCAGGCAGCGGTGGCCACGTTGCAGGAGCTGCTGGCCCGGGCCCGGCGCCACGGCATGCTGGGCCTGGAGGTCCAGGTGCAGCTGGTTTTGGCCGAGGTGGCCTTCAGGCTCGGCGATCAGGTTCTGGCGGCCCAGGCCCTGCAGGCCGGGCAGGCATTGGCGGCGCGCTGCAATCTGCCTCATGCGCTGCACGAGTTGCGCCTGCGGCAGCCCGGCTTGTTGCCGCCAGCCGACAGCCCGCCGGCCATGGCGGCCCAGGCGCCGCCTGAAAGTCACGAGAACCTGCTCAGCCTGCGGGAGCTGCAGGTGCTGCAATTGATTGCCCAGGGCTGCTCCAACCAACAGATTGCCGAGCAGTTGTTCATCTCTCTGCACACGGTGAAGACCCACGGTCGCAGGATCCACAGCAAGCTGGGGGTGGAGCGGCGCACCCAGGCCGTGGCCAAGGCCCAGGCCCTGGGGCTGATGAGCTGA